One genomic window of Staphylococcus hsinchuensis includes the following:
- a CDS encoding VOC family protein yields the protein MVKRLDEVMIYVYDHDKVMQFWTEYLNFTVSEDTEEMGMRIVKLLPQDKAETAIVLQDKAKVDEMDMGVSTATPSLMFATTQFDDLYQHLKDNDITVGEVMTLPMGRVFNFADPEDNYFAVKEVK from the coding sequence ATGGTAAAAAGATTAGATGAAGTAATGATTTACGTTTACGATCATGATAAAGTGATGCAGTTTTGGACTGAATATTTAAATTTCACAGTTTCTGAAGATACAGAAGAAATGGGCATGCGTATAGTTAAGTTGCTACCACAAGACAAAGCAGAAACTGCGATTGTCTTACAAGACAAGGCAAAAGTTGATGAAATGGATATGGGCGTAAGCACTGCAACACCATCACTCATGTTTGCAACTACACAATTTGATGATTTGTATCAACATTTAAAAGATAATGATATTACAGTCGGAGAAGTGATGACTTTACCGATGGGCAGAGTATTTAACTTTGCTGACCCAGAAGATAATTATTTTGCAGTAAAAGAAGTTAAATAA
- a CDS encoding VOC family protein — protein MNIPKITTFLMFNGEAEEAINLYIDAFEDAEILNIVRYGEDDEEPTGTVQHAIFRLKDQIFMAIDNVNNVDIEMNPAMSLYVTVDSAMEMEQLFSKLKREGAILMPKTEMPPFREFAWIQDKFGVNFQLALPEQQ, from the coding sequence ATGAACATTCCAAAAATAACTACGTTTTTAATGTTTAATGGCGAAGCAGAAGAAGCCATTAATTTATACATTGATGCATTTGAAGATGCAGAAATATTAAATATTGTTCGATATGGGGAAGATGATGAAGAACCGACAGGAACGGTTCAACATGCAATCTTTAGATTAAAAGATCAAATCTTTATGGCCATTGATAATGTGAATAATGTAGACATTGAAATGAATCCAGCTATGTCATTATACGTGACCGTAGATAGCGCAATGGAAATGGAACAATTATTTAGTAAATTGAAACGTGAAGGTGCAATTCTTATGCCTAAAACAGAGATGCCACCATTCCGTGAATTTGCTTGGATTCAAGATAAATTTGGTGTTAATTTCCAATTAGCTTTACCGGAACAACAGTAG
- a CDS encoding Rqc2 family fibronectin-binding protein produces MAFDGLFTRKMVESLQDLVDGRIHKINQPENDTIILVVRQNRQNHQLLLSIHPSFSRMHITAKKYDNPFDPPMFARVFRKHLEGGIIKAIRQIDNDRRVEIDVQSKDEIGDTMHRTIILEIMGKHSNLILVNEERKIIEGFKHLTPNTNQYRTVMPGFQYDAPPTQHKMNPYEKTGNDVLSYIDFNSGKIAKQLLNHFEGFSPLITKEIVNRKQFMTTETLPQAYDEVMAQTEQAPVPVFHKNHKTGKEDFYFMELDQFYDDVVKYDSLHDLLDRYFDARGERERVKQRANDLVKFVHQQLNKYQNKISKLYAEQEGTKDKELQQLYGELITANIYRINQGDEELTALNYYNNEEVTIPLNPTKSPAVNAQYYYKQYNKLKTRESELHHQIQLTKENIAYFEGIEQQLKHISVDDIDDIRDELSEQGYMKQRKQNKKKRKQKIQLQEYRSSDGDTILVGKNNKQNDYLTNKKADKNHIWFHTKDIPGSHVVILNDQPSETTIKEAAMLSGYFSKAGNSGQIPVDYTLIKHVHKPSGAKPGFVTYDNQKTLYATPDYDYIQQLKVK; encoded by the coding sequence ATGGCATTTGATGGCTTATTTACAAGAAAAATGGTGGAATCTTTACAAGATCTTGTCGATGGTCGTATTCATAAGATTAACCAACCAGAAAACGACACAATTATACTCGTTGTACGTCAAAATAGACAAAATCATCAACTCTTACTTTCTATTCATCCTAGCTTTAGCAGAATGCACATCACTGCTAAAAAATATGATAATCCTTTCGACCCACCTATGTTTGCACGAGTTTTTCGTAAGCATTTAGAAGGCGGTATTATCAAGGCAATTAGACAAATTGATAATGATAGACGTGTAGAAATTGATGTACAGAGTAAAGATGAAATTGGCGATACGATGCATCGTACCATCATTCTTGAAATTATGGGAAAACATAGTAACTTAATCCTCGTAAACGAAGAAAGAAAAATAATTGAAGGCTTTAAACACCTCACTCCTAATACAAACCAATATCGTACCGTGATGCCGGGCTTTCAATATGATGCACCACCTACACAACATAAAATGAACCCTTATGAGAAAACAGGTAATGATGTACTATCTTATATAGATTTCAATAGTGGCAAAATCGCCAAACAATTGCTCAACCATTTTGAAGGATTTAGCCCATTAATAACAAAGGAAATCGTCAATAGAAAGCAATTTATGACGACCGAAACATTACCACAAGCTTATGATGAGGTCATGGCCCAAACCGAGCAAGCACCTGTCCCAGTCTTCCATAAAAACCATAAAACGGGTAAAGAAGACTTTTATTTTATGGAACTAGACCAATTTTATGATGATGTAGTGAAATATGATTCTTTACACGATTTGTTAGATAGATACTTTGATGCACGTGGCGAAAGAGAACGCGTGAAACAAAGAGCAAATGATTTAGTTAAATTTGTGCATCAACAATTAAATAAATACCAAAATAAAATTTCTAAGTTATATGCAGAACAAGAAGGCACGAAAGATAAAGAACTCCAACAACTATATGGAGAACTTATAACAGCAAACATTTACCGTATCAATCAGGGAGATGAGGAACTAACTGCTTTAAATTACTACAATAATGAAGAAGTCACGATTCCTTTAAACCCAACGAAATCACCTGCAGTTAATGCTCAATATTATTATAAGCAATACAATAAACTAAAAACGCGTGAAAGTGAATTGCACCATCAAATCCAATTAACAAAAGAGAATATCGCTTATTTCGAAGGTATTGAACAACAACTCAAACATATTTCTGTTGATGATATAGATGATATTCGTGACGAATTATCAGAACAAGGTTATATGAAACAACGAAAGCAAAATAAGAAAAAACGAAAACAAAAAATTCAGTTACAAGAATATCGTTCTTCAGATGGTGATACAATTCTCGTTGGTAAAAATAATAAACAAAATGATTATTTAACGAACAAAAAGGCTGATAAAAATCATATTTGGTTCCACACAAAAGATATACCAGGTTCCCATGTTGTGATATTAAACGACCAACCAAGTGAGACGACGATTAAAGAAGCGGCTATGTTATCAGGGTATTTCTCCAAAGCAGGTAATTCTGGTCAAATACCTGTTGATTATACTTTAATTAAACATGTTCATAAACCGTCTGGTGCGAAACCAGGGTTTGTCACTTACGATAATCAAAAAACTTTATATGCAACACCAGATTATGACTACATTCAACAATTAAAGGTCAAATAA
- the gmk gene encoding guanylate kinase, with amino-acid sequence MDNEKGLLIVLSGPSGVGKGTVRKKIFEDPSTSYKYSISMTTRNMREGEEDGVDYFFKTKAEFEELIKQDQFIEYAEYVGNYYGTPVEYVKNTMDDGYDVFLEIEVEGAKQVRKKFPDALFIFLAPPSLDDLRERLVGRGTESDEKIQSRVTEARKEVEMMNLYDYVVVNDEIDLAKQRIQSIVDAEHLKRERIEAKYRKMILEAKK; translated from the coding sequence ATGGATAATGAGAAAGGTTTGTTGATAGTATTATCTGGACCATCTGGTGTGGGCAAAGGTACAGTTAGAAAGAAGATATTTGAAGACCCGTCTACTTCATACAAATATTCTATCTCTATGACCACACGTAATATGCGTGAAGGCGAAGAGGATGGTGTTGATTATTTCTTCAAAACAAAGGCTGAGTTTGAAGAGCTAATTAAACAAGATCAATTTATAGAATATGCAGAATACGTAGGAAACTATTATGGGACACCTGTTGAGTATGTTAAGAACACGATGGATGATGGTTATGATGTATTTTTAGAAATAGAAGTTGAAGGCGCAAAACAAGTGCGTAAGAAATTTCCTGATGCATTATTTATTTTTTTGGCGCCACCAAGCTTAGACGATTTACGTGAACGCTTGGTTGGCAGAGGTACGGAATCAGATGAAAAGATCCAAAGCCGCGTTACTGAAGCGCGTAAAGAAGTCGAAATGATGAACTTGTATGATTATGTCGTCGTTAATGATGAAATAGATTTAGCAAAGCAACGTATTCAATCCATTGTCGACGCTGAGCATTTGAAAAGAGAACGAATTGAAGCGAAATATAGAAAAATGATTTTGGAGGCGAAAAAATAA
- the rpoZ gene encoding DNA-directed RNA polymerase subunit omega: MLNPPLNQLMKQVNSQYLVATTAAKRAREIDEKPETEVQASYESKKPVGKALEEIANGEVYPNGTVK; this comes from the coding sequence ATGTTAAATCCACCTTTAAACCAATTAATGAAGCAAGTTAACTCACAATATTTAGTAGCAACTACAGCTGCTAAACGTGCACGTGAAATTGATGAAAAACCTGAAACAGAAGTACAAGCAAGTTATGAATCAAAAAAACCTGTTGGTAAAGCATTAGAAGAAATTGCTAACGGCGAAGTATATCCAAACGGAACAGTTAAATAA
- the coaBC gene encoding bifunctional phosphopantothenoylcysteine decarboxylase/phosphopantothenate--cysteine ligase CoaBC: protein MKRILLAVTGGIAAYKAIDLTSKLTQAGYDVRVMLTDHAQEFVTPLAFQAIGRNTVYTSTFIEQNPEEIQHVALGDWADAIVVAPATANTLAKLAHGIADDMVTSTLLATETPKFVAPAMNVHMYENNRTQHNMSILRSDGYHFLEPGEGFLACGYVAKGRMEEPLQIVERLTHFFKNEEESTHEQPSRFKGKHVLITAGPTVEELDPVRYLSNRSSGKIGYALAETLQQRGALVTLVSGPTNLTAPEQVNLIQVKSADEMFEAVKSNFENQDIIFKAAAVSDYAPETPLDHKLKKQDGTLSVTFKRTPDILKYLGEHKTHQYLVGFAAETQNIEAYAKQKLERKKADVIIANNVGDLSIGFSSDDNDYTMYFKDGNDIHLGKKKKTELAEMIVDSVEARWH from the coding sequence ATGAAACGAATATTACTTGCCGTTACTGGCGGTATTGCAGCTTATAAAGCGATTGATTTAACGAGTAAACTCACTCAAGCGGGTTACGATGTCAGAGTAATGTTAACTGATCATGCTCAAGAATTTGTTACGCCTTTAGCTTTTCAAGCGATTGGTCGAAATACGGTTTATACAAGTACCTTTATTGAACAAAATCCAGAAGAAATACAACATGTTGCTTTAGGTGATTGGGCGGATGCCATCGTTGTCGCACCTGCTACTGCCAATACCCTTGCAAAGTTAGCACATGGTATTGCTGATGATATGGTCACTTCAACGCTACTTGCTACAGAAACACCAAAGTTCGTTGCACCTGCAATGAATGTTCATATGTATGAAAACAATAGAACGCAACATAATATGTCAATTTTACGTTCAGATGGATATCACTTTTTAGAACCTGGTGAAGGCTTTTTAGCATGTGGCTATGTAGCTAAAGGACGTATGGAAGAACCATTACAAATCGTTGAACGTTTGACTCACTTTTTCAAAAATGAAGAGGAATCTACACATGAACAACCAAGTCGTTTTAAAGGTAAGCATGTCTTAATTACTGCAGGACCGACTGTCGAAGAGCTTGATCCTGTTAGATATTTATCTAATCGTTCATCAGGTAAAATAGGTTATGCTTTAGCTGAAACACTTCAACAACGTGGTGCACTTGTCACACTTGTTTCAGGACCGACAAATCTCACAGCACCAGAACAGGTCAACTTAATTCAAGTTAAGAGTGCCGATGAAATGTTTGAAGCTGTAAAATCAAATTTCGAGAACCAAGACATTATCTTTAAAGCTGCAGCAGTTTCAGATTATGCTCCAGAAACACCACTAGACCATAAATTGAAGAAACAAGATGGTACATTATCTGTCACATTCAAACGTACGCCGGATATTCTTAAATATTTAGGAGAACATAAAACACACCAATATTTAGTTGGATTTGCAGCTGAAACTCAAAATATTGAAGCTTATGCTAAGCAAAAGCTAGAACGTAAAAAAGCAGATGTAATTATTGCTAATAACGTTGGAGATTTATCTATAGGATTTAGTTCAGACGACAATGATTATACGATGTACTTTAAAGATGGTAATGATATACATTTAGGTAAAAAGAAAAAAACAGAGTTAGCAGAAATGATTGTAGATAGTGTAGAAGCAAGGTGGCATTAG
- the priA gene encoding primosomal protein N', with protein MIAKVIVDIPSKSVDFTFDYLIPDQMQAMIQVGMRVIVPFGPRTVQGYIMSLTDQPDSDMDISKLKKIKEIQDIQPELTQELIQLTEWYNQYFVTKRISMLEAMLPSAIKAKYTKYFKIESFSEVPQQLQLKFNNEGLYPYKEAQSNNDLTAITPLLKQGVISEETKLTQNVSKKKQRAVRLIEGFDVDAVLGSLEKSPKQYDVYAYLIDEQHHTVTLKQLDEMSFSKSSIDTLIRKGFIEKYDAIIDRDPFETRVFEQDEKQVLTTEQQVAYDSIIETIESQQQRTFLLHGVTGSGKTEVYLQTIETVLNLGKQAMMLVPEIALTPQMVLRFKRRFGDDVAVLHSGLSKGERYDEWQKIRDGKASVSVGARSSVFAPFKNLGMIIIDEEHESSYKQEDYPRYHARDIAQWRSQYHHCPLILGSATPSLESFARAEKGVYELLALPSRVNQKILPEVDIVDMREELSSGNRSMFSKQLHQAIEEKLARQEQIVLFLNRRGYASFMLCRDCGHVPQCPNCDISLTYHKSTDQLKCHYCGYQATPSNQCPNCESDHIRQVGTGTQRVEELLQQTFPEARIIRMDVDTTSRKGAHEKLLEDFGEGKGDILLGTQMIAKGLDFPNITLVGVLNADTMLNLPDFRASERTFQLLTQVAGRAGRHEKEGKVIIQTYNPEHYAIKDVQANNFKEFYDKEMNYRKLGKYPPYFFLINFTISHKDMKKVMEASKHIHKILLQYLTDKSLVLGPSPAALSRINKEYRFQILIKYKQEPALVDALKYLDEYYHDLYVKDKLSLKIDINPQMLM; from the coding sequence ATGATAGCAAAGGTCATAGTAGACATTCCGTCAAAAAGTGTTGACTTCACTTTTGATTATTTAATTCCGGATCAAATGCAAGCCATGATTCAAGTTGGGATGCGTGTGATTGTGCCATTTGGTCCACGAACTGTACAAGGATACATTATGTCTCTGACTGACCAACCTGATTCGGATATGGATATTTCAAAATTAAAGAAAATTAAAGAGATTCAAGATATCCAACCTGAGTTAACACAAGAACTCATTCAATTAACAGAGTGGTACAACCAATATTTTGTTACGAAACGTATTTCGATGTTAGAGGCAATGTTACCGAGTGCTATAAAAGCAAAGTATACGAAATACTTTAAAATTGAATCATTTTCAGAAGTACCCCAACAACTACAACTAAAATTTAATAACGAAGGGTTATACCCATACAAAGAAGCTCAATCTAATAATGATTTAACGGCTATAACACCTCTATTAAAGCAAGGTGTCATTTCAGAAGAAACGAAACTGACGCAAAATGTATCAAAAAAGAAACAAAGAGCGGTAAGGTTAATTGAAGGCTTTGATGTTGATGCAGTGTTAGGTTCATTAGAAAAGTCACCGAAACAATATGATGTTTATGCTTATTTGATTGATGAACAACACCATACTGTAACTCTGAAACAATTAGATGAAATGTCCTTTTCTAAATCTAGTATCGATACATTAATTCGTAAAGGATTTATTGAAAAATATGATGCCATCATTGATCGAGATCCTTTTGAAACGCGTGTGTTTGAACAAGATGAAAAACAAGTACTAACCACCGAGCAACAAGTAGCTTATGATTCAATAATAGAAACGATTGAATCTCAGCAACAACGGACATTTTTACTTCACGGCGTAACAGGATCAGGTAAAACCGAGGTGTATTTACAGACGATTGAAACGGTGCTTAATCTTGGGAAACAAGCGATGATGCTCGTACCTGAAATTGCGTTAACGCCACAAATGGTATTGCGTTTTAAACGTCGGTTTGGTGATGATGTGGCTGTACTGCATTCGGGATTATCGAAAGGCGAACGTTATGACGAGTGGCAAAAAATACGTGACGGAAAAGCAAGTGTGAGTGTAGGTGCACGCTCGAGTGTCTTTGCCCCTTTTAAAAACTTAGGCATGATTATCATCGATGAAGAACATGAATCTTCATATAAGCAAGAAGATTATCCACGATACCATGCACGAGATATCGCACAATGGCGGAGTCAGTATCATCATTGCCCATTAATTTTAGGGAGTGCGACGCCAAGTTTAGAAAGCTTTGCACGTGCTGAAAAGGGTGTATATGAACTGTTAGCGTTACCTTCTAGAGTTAATCAAAAGATATTACCTGAAGTCGATATTGTTGATATGAGAGAGGAATTAAGCTCGGGTAACCGTTCCATGTTTTCTAAACAGTTACATCAAGCAATTGAAGAAAAACTTGCTCGACAAGAACAAATCGTGTTGTTTTTAAACAGACGCGGTTATGCTTCATTTATGCTTTGTCGGGATTGTGGTCACGTACCACAATGTCCAAATTGTGATATTTCTTTAACTTATCATAAGTCAACGGATCAGTTGAAATGTCATTATTGTGGTTACCAAGCTACACCTTCGAACCAATGTCCAAACTGTGAGAGTGACCATATTAGACAAGTTGGGACAGGGACACAACGTGTTGAAGAGTTATTACAACAAACATTTCCAGAGGCTCGAATCATACGTATGGATGTCGATACGACTTCACGTAAAGGCGCCCATGAAAAGTTACTAGAAGATTTCGGCGAAGGTAAAGGAGATATCTTGTTAGGCACACAAATGATTGCCAAAGGATTAGATTTCCCAAATATCACGTTAGTCGGTGTGTTGAATGCCGATACGATGTTAAATTTACCAGATTTCAGAGCAAGTGAAAGAACATTCCAATTGTTGACCCAAGTTGCAGGTCGTGCCGGACGACATGAAAAAGAAGGAAAGGTAATTATACAAACTTATAATCCGGAACATTATGCAATTAAAGACGTTCAAGCTAATAACTTCAAAGAATTTTATGATAAAGAAATGAATTATCGTAAACTTGGAAAATACCCTCCATATTTCTTTTTAATTAACTTTACGATTTCACATAAAGACATGAAAAAAGTCATGGAAGCTTCAAAACATATTCATAAAATTTTATTGCAATATTTAACTGATAAATCGCTCGTATTAGGGCCATCACCTGCAGCATTATCAAGAATAAATAAAGAATATCGTTTCCAAATATTAATCAAATACAAACAAGAGCCAGCATTAGTAGACGCCCTAAAATATTTAGATGAATACTACCATGATTTATATGTTAAAGATAAACTTTCATTAAAAATTGATATCAACCCACAAATGTTAATGTAA
- a CDS encoding helix-turn-helix domain-containing protein produces MSLMSNREATGLSIEELSNRLASLYNSNLSKDMIRNIEAKKEMLKEEDAKMLAEFFNTTADDVG; encoded by the coding sequence ATGAGTTTAATGAGTAATAGAGAAGCTACCGGTTTGAGCATAGAAGAATTATCGAATCGTTTAGCTTCATTATATAATTCAAATTTAAGTAAGGACATGATAAGAAATATTGAAGCTAAAAAAGAAATGTTGAAAGAAGAGGATGCGAAGATGTTAGCTGAGTTTTTCAATACGACAGCAGATGATGTTGGTTAA
- a CDS encoding GNAT family N-acetyltransferase — translation MQYNRFNQPIGESITDFNNPPMPHFSTLTGIYCRLEKFTEHHIDDLYMHFKEESDAPNWTYLPDDQPQTYIAFKEQFREKITSKDPYYIAVIDKSSNRALGIVSLLRINCNHGTIEVGHIHYSNQLQKSRIATEAQFLLARHVFDNLGYRRYEWKCDALNQPSKKAAQRLGFQYEGTFRNHVIYKGRTRDTSWFAMTDSDWYNIKPFYERWLDPTNFDEEGRQRTTLSIK, via the coding sequence ATGCAATATAATCGTTTTAATCAACCTATTGGAGAATCAATAACAGATTTTAATAACCCACCTATGCCACATTTTTCAACATTAACTGGGATTTATTGCAGATTGGAAAAGTTTACAGAGCATCATATTGATGACTTATATATGCATTTTAAAGAAGAATCAGATGCACCTAATTGGACATATTTACCAGATGATCAACCACAAACGTATATTGCATTTAAAGAGCAATTTAGAGAGAAAATTACGAGTAAAGACCCTTATTATATAGCTGTAATTGATAAATCATCCAATCGAGCATTAGGTATTGTATCACTGTTACGTATCAACTGTAATCACGGTACGATTGAAGTAGGACATATTCATTATTCAAATCAATTACAGAAAAGTCGGATTGCTACGGAAGCACAATTCTTATTAGCACGACATGTATTCGACAACTTAGGATATAGAAGGTACGAATGGAAATGTGATGCACTCAATCAACCCTCTAAAAAAGCAGCACAACGACTTGGTTTCCAATATGAAGGTACTTTTAGAAACCATGTTATATATAAAGGGAGAACACGTGATACAAGTTGGTTTGCAATGACAGATAGTGATTGGTATAACATTAAACCGTTTTATGAAAGATGGTTAGACCCTACGAACTTTGATGAAGAAGGGCGTCAGCGAACAACTTTATCTATTAAATAA
- a CDS encoding peptide deformylase yields the protein MTIKKLVPAKHPILSKKIPQTTQFDSQLEQLLLDLEDTMYAEEASAICAPQIGISQQVAMIDMEVDGLLQLINPQLVSASEETDTDLEGSVSFPDVFGEVKRSKMIVVKSNDKKGNEVEMTAHDDVARMILHMMDHFEGIVFTQRAEKILNEEEVEAYFENE from the coding sequence ATGACGATAAAAAAACTTGTGCCAGCAAAACATCCAATATTATCTAAAAAGATCCCACAAACAACGCAATTTGATTCGCAATTAGAACAATTATTACTTGATTTAGAAGATACGATGTACGCAGAAGAAGCGTCTGCAATATGTGCACCTCAGATTGGAATATCTCAACAGGTTGCGATGATTGATATGGAAGTTGATGGCTTACTACAATTGATTAACCCACAATTAGTCAGTGCGTCAGAAGAAACAGATACAGATTTAGAAGGGTCTGTGAGTTTTCCTGATGTATTCGGTGAAGTGAAACGTAGTAAAATGATTGTCGTAAAGAGTAATGATAAAAAAGGTAATGAAGTAGAAATGACAGCTCACGATGACGTTGCACGTATGATTTTACATATGATGGATCATTTTGAAGGAATTGTATTTACGCAACGAGCTGAAAAAATATTAAATGAAGAAGAAGTGGAGGCGTATTTTGAAAATGAGTAA
- the fmt gene encoding methionyl-tRNA formyltransferase, with the protein MSNVIFMGTPDFSTKVLEMLIAEHNVIAVVTQPDRPVGRKRKLTSPPVKQVAVDHGLPVYQPEKLSQSDDLQKLIDLDADLIVTAAFGQLLPESLLNAPKLGAINVHASLLPKYRGGAPIHQAIIEGEKETGITIMYMVKKLDAGNIISQQSIAIEEQDDVGSMHDKLSFLGADLLKETLPSIINGTNDSIPQDETAATFASNISREDEKVDWSQSAETIYNHIRGLSPWPVAYTKMDDGNMKLFAARIEKGKSGKPGTIIETTKKAIIVATGSDDAIALTDIQVAGKKRMLAASYLSGVQDSLVGKELT; encoded by the coding sequence ATGAGTAATGTAATCTTTATGGGTACACCAGATTTTTCAACAAAAGTATTAGAAATGCTAATTGCAGAACACAATGTGATAGCAGTCGTAACACAACCTGATCGTCCTGTTGGTAGAAAGCGTAAACTCACATCGCCACCAGTTAAACAAGTCGCAGTTGATCACGGTCTACCTGTCTATCAGCCTGAAAAGCTATCTCAATCTGATGACTTACAAAAATTAATTGATTTAGATGCGGATTTAATCGTCACGGCAGCATTTGGTCAATTACTACCTGAATCTTTATTAAATGCACCAAAGTTAGGAGCAATTAACGTGCATGCCTCATTATTACCAAAATATCGAGGCGGTGCACCTATACATCAAGCGATTATCGAGGGCGAAAAGGAAACAGGTATTACCATCATGTATATGGTTAAGAAACTCGATGCAGGTAATATCATTTCTCAACAATCTATCGCCATTGAAGAACAAGACGATGTAGGTTCTATGCACGATAAATTAAGCTTTTTAGGTGCAGATTTACTCAAAGAAACATTGCCTTCAATTATAAATGGTACGAACGATAGCATCCCTCAAGATGAAACAGCAGCAACCTTTGCTTCAAACATAAGTAGAGAAGATGAAAAAGTTGATTGGTCTCAATCTGCTGAAACAATATACAACCATATACGTGGATTATCTCCTTGGCCTGTAGCATATACAAAAATGGATGATGGAAATATGAAATTATTTGCAGCGCGTATTGAAAAAGGTAAATCTGGTAAACCGGGTACAATTATAGAAACGACTAAAAAGGCTATTATTGTAGCTACAGGCTCTGATGATGCGATTGCATTAACAGATATTCAAGTTGCCGGTAAGAAACGCATGTTAGCTGCAAGTTACTTGAGTGGCGTTCAAGACTCACTCGTAGGAAAGGAATTAACATGA
- the rsmB gene encoding 16S rRNA (cytosine(967)-C(5))-methyltransferase RsmB has protein sequence MTLDVTVRSLAFETLQDILNDKAYSNIVINEVLSNNELNRSDKALFTELVYGTLKRKFTLDYYLKPFVQTKLKGWVRQLLWMSIYQYVYLDKVPEHAIINEAVEIAKSKGGPHNGNVVNGILRSIMRSELPDFSEITDDKKRIALQYSLPKWLVDHWVTHHDIPQTETIAQSLLTKVDQTVRVNLTRITVSEAQSRLEQEGYSVQVDPHLAYCLHISSKPIIESRLFKDGLISIQDKSSMFVAHLMDLKEGDEVLDACSAPGGKACHMAEILNDTGNIGATDIHEHKIDLIDFNIKKLRLSNISSFEHDATKKYAKVYDKILVDAPCSGFGVLRHKPEIKYEQSQTSIDSLVETQLAILDNVKDSVKPGGTLMYSTCTIEQMENENVIYTFLKANKDFEFDPIVHPITGELVKTMQILPQDFNSDGFFITRIKRKEN, from the coding sequence ATGACATTAGACGTTACAGTAAGATCATTAGCATTTGAAACCTTACAAGATATTTTAAACGATAAAGCCTATAGTAATATCGTCATTAACGAAGTGCTCTCAAATAATGAATTAAATCGCTCAGATAAAGCTTTATTTACAGAACTCGTTTACGGAACTTTAAAGCGAAAATTCACCTTAGATTATTATTTAAAACCCTTTGTTCAAACGAAGTTGAAAGGTTGGGTACGTCAGTTACTATGGATGAGTATTTATCAATATGTCTATCTAGATAAAGTGCCAGAACATGCGATTATCAATGAAGCTGTTGAAATCGCTAAATCAAAAGGTGGACCGCATAACGGAAATGTTGTCAATGGTATACTGCGATCAATCATGCGTAGTGAGTTACCCGACTTTTCAGAGATCACTGATGATAAGAAGAGAATTGCCTTACAGTATAGTTTACCAAAATGGTTAGTCGATCATTGGGTGACTCATCACGATATACCACAAACTGAAACAATCGCACAGTCACTGTTAACAAAGGTAGATCAAACTGTGCGGGTAAATCTCACAAGAATTACGGTATCTGAAGCACAATCAAGGTTAGAACAAGAAGGTTATAGTGTGCAGGTCGATCCACATTTAGCTTATTGTCTCCATATTAGTAGTAAGCCGATTATTGAATCGCGTCTGTTTAAAGACGGTTTGATTTCGATTCAAGATAAAAGTTCGATGTTTGTGGCGCATCTAATGGATCTTAAAGAGGGCGATGAAGTGTTAGATGCTTGTAGTGCACCGGGTGGTAAAGCATGCCATATGGCAGAAATATTAAATGATACAGGTAATATTGGTGCGACAGATATTCACGAACACAAAATAGATTTAATCGACTTTAATATTAAAAAGTTAAGATTATCTAACATTTCCTCTTTTGAACATGATGCTACTAAAAAGTACGCTAAAGTATATGATAAGATTTTAGTTGATGCTCCGTGTAGTGGGTTTGGTGTATTACGCCATAAACCCGAAATTAAATACGAACAGTCACAAACAAGCATTGATTCACTTGTTGAAACTCAGTTAGCTATATTAGACAATGTCAAAGATAGCGTGAAACCAGGTGGCACGTTAATGTATTCAACTTGTACGATAGAACAAATGGAAAATGAGAACGTTATTTATACATTTTTAAAAGCTAATAAAGACTTTGAATTTGATCCTATTGTTCATCCTATTACTGGTGAACTTGTAAAAACGATGCAAATACTACCCCAAGACTTTAACTCTGATGGATTTTTTATAACTAGAATTAAAAGAAAGGAAAATTAA